A region from the Triticum aestivum cultivar Chinese Spring chromosome 3D, IWGSC CS RefSeq v2.1, whole genome shotgun sequence genome encodes:
- the LOC123080193 gene encoding pentatricopeptide repeat-containing protein At2g36240, whose product MAASRRLARKLPSIISKHQRLISPEIETLEETPEISTSPASIPLDPSLPLLPLAVSHLSPPSPVPALPSAHASSPEALLRLLHRARHHPRLAALDLHLLLAAADASSAFRPDHRLTSLLAARLAASRRLPSLRRLLQLVLSRPCPCADDSIFACPDLLPTFRKAILAFATSGDIPAASEALASLRRAADSPLPAEFYNIILHALARLHRHDDAIRFYGEMTSVHRVAPDAYTFNILINSSCRVEGVDAAMGWFEEMQRRSCAPTGVSFNTLMRGFFREGRHKEGLKVAHEMLQLGVGLSVA is encoded by the coding sequence ATGGCCGCCTCCCGCCGCCTGGCGCGGAAGCTCCCCTCCATAATCTCCAAGCACCAGCGCCTCATCTCGCCGGAGATCGAAACCCTAGAGGAGACCCCCGAAATCTCCACCTCCCCCGCCTCCATCCCCCTCGACCCCTCCCTGCCGCTCCTCCCGCTCGCCGTCTCCCACCTCTCGCCGCCGAGCCCCGTCCCGGCTCTCCCCTCCGCGCACGCCTCCTCCCCGGAGGCGCTCCTCCGCCTCCTGCACCGCGCGCGGCACCACCCGCGCCTCGCGGCGCTCGACCTCCATCTCCTCCTCGCGGCCGCCGACGCCTCCTCGGCCTTCCGCCCCGACCACCGCCTCACGAGCCTCCTCGCCGCGCGCCTCGCAGCCTCCCGCCGCCTCCCCTCGCTGCGGCGCCTCCTCCAGCTCGTCCTCTCCCGCCCCTGCCCCTGCGCCGACGACTCCATCTTCGCCTGCCCCGATCTCCTCCCGACCTTCCGCAAGGCCATCCTCGCCTTCGCCACCTCCGGCGACATCCCCGCGGCGTCCGAAGCCCTCGCGTCCCTCCGCCGCGCCGCGGACTCGCCCCTCCCCGCCGAGTTCTACAACATCATTCTCCACGCTCTCGCCCGTCTCCACCGCCACGACGACgccatccgcttctacggcgagatgACCAGTGTCCACCGCGTCGCACCGGATGCCTACACCTTCAACATACTCATCAACAGCTCCTGCCGCGTGGAAGGCGTTGATGCCGCCATGGGGTGGTTCGAGGAGATGCAACGCCGGAGCTGTGCACCGACTGGTGTGAGCTTCAATACTCTTATGCGCGGGTTCTTCAGAGAAGGAAGGCACAAGGAAGGGCTTAAGGTTGCTCATGAGATGTTGCAGCTTGGGGTCGGCCTGTCGGTTGCTTGA
- the LOC123080195 gene encoding receptor-like protein 46, with amino-acid sequence MVIAGMAGIDLSGNFLSQEIPHGLTTLLGIRYLNLSGNHLSGRIPKDIGNLVLLESLDLSRNQLSGEIPPSFADLKTISVLNLSSNSLSGRIPTGNQLQTLVDPSIYSNNPGLCGFPLEDCVNSSTPTQIEERQAEDRETLWLCCFVAAGFSFGFWLYWGMFMFRSETWRFAFYQYVDNMQAMVTKKIYSCMSHFQVNGAE; translated from the coding sequence ATGGTGATAGCAGGCATGGCGGGTATCGACTTATCTGGCAACTTTCTTTCACAAGAGATCCCACATGGGCTCACAACGCTTCTTGGAATCAGGTACCTGAACTTATCAGGAAATCATTTGTCAGGTCGTATTCCCAAAGACATTGGCAATCTGGTACTGCTGGAATCCTTGGACCTTTCTCGGAACCAACTATCAGGGGAAATTCCTCCAAGCTTTGCAGATTTGAAGACCATAAGCGTCCTGAACCTCTCGAGCAACAGTTTATCAGGGAGGATACCTACGGGCAATCAGTTGCAGACACTCGTAGATCCTTCAATATACAGCAATAATCCTGGGCTGTGCGGGTTTCCGTTGGAAGACTGTGTAAACTCGTCGACACCTACGCAAATCGAAGAGAGGCAGGCTGAAGATAGAGAGACATTGTGGTTGTGTTGCTTTGTGGCTGCTGGGTTCAGCTTTGGGTTCTGGCTGTACTGGGGCATGTTCATGTTTCGCAGCGAGACATGGAGATTTGCGTTCTATCAGTATGTGGACAACATGCAAGCCATGGTAACCAAGAAGATATATAGCTGCATGTCGCACTTTCAGGTCAACGGCGCTGAATGA